A part of Saimiri boliviensis isolate mSaiBol1 chromosome 13, mSaiBol1.pri, whole genome shotgun sequence genomic DNA contains:
- the LOC101035975 gene encoding KH homology domain-containing protein 1-like, producing the protein MDMRTRTVTEKPWWTLPENFDAPMVFHMEADQEELIFGHSDTYLPCIEMNSRTLIQLESWFTATGQTRVTVVGPHRARQWLLHVFCCVGSQDPYRHARGLEMLERVRNQPLTNNDLVASISLPLYAGDLSLAPRISGTICLSIPQPSPYQVIGCSGFHL; encoded by the exons ATGGACATGAGAACAAGAACTGTCACCGAGAAGCCGTGGTGGACCCTGCCCGAAAACTTTGATGCTCCAATGGTGTTCCACATGGAAGCGGACCAGGAAGAGCTTATCTTCG GGCACAGTGACACATACCTTCCCTGCATCGAGATGAACAGCCGCACCCTTATTCAGCTGGAAAGCTGGTTCACAGCTACAGGCCAAACTCGTGTGACTGTAGTGGGACCGCACAGGGCCAGGCAGTGGCTGCTGCACGTGTTCTGTTGTGTGGGGAGCCAGGACCCCTATCGTCATGCTCGAG gTCTTGAGATGCTGGAGCGTGTCCGGAACCAGCCCCTGACCAACAATGACCTGGTCGCCTCCATTAGCCTGCCACTGTACGCCggagacctgtctttggctcccAGGATAAGTGGAACCATCTGTCTTAGCATTCCTCAGCCTTCCCCTTACCAAGTGATTGGCTGCTCGGGATTCCATCTCTGA